The sequence CCTATTTGCAGGAGGGCACGTGCTTTTACAAGGAGTTCCTGGGGTAGCTAAAACTCTTTCAGCAAAAACCTTAGCCTACTTGATAAAAAGTTCTTTTAAACGCATTCAATTCACTCCTGACCTTATGCCAAGCGATATTATAGGCACGCGCGTATTTGACCTTTCCAAATCGCAGTTCTACACTCAAAAAGGACCTATTTTTGCCAATATCATTTTGGCTGATGAAATTAACCGCGCACCTTCGAAAACTCAATCTGCTTTGTTAGAAGCAATGGAAGAACGCCAAGTAACTATTGAAGGCGAAACATTTACTTTTGAAGAGCCTTTTATGATTTTAGCTACTCAAAACCCAATTGAATTTGAAGGTACTTATGGTTTACCCGAAGCACAATTAGATCGTTTTATGCTCAAAATTTTGATAGAATATCCCCAAGAACAAGATGAGCTTACTATCTTAAAACGCTACAATGAAGGTTTTACCGCAAGTAAGTTTGCCCACTACTACCAACTTGAACCTATTCTGGAACCTGAACAGATAGTTAGCATGCGAGAAACTATTCAACAAATAAAAGTGCACGAAGGTATTCTACAATACATTAACCAAATTGTACGCAGCACAAGAAATAATCAAAATCTTTTTATGGGAAGTAGTCCAAGAGGGGGTATTGCTTTATTATTGACCTCAAAAACTTACGCTGCTTTACAAGGTAGAGATTATGTTACTCCTGATGATGTAAAACAAATGGCTTTGCCGGTGCTTAGACACCGCATCATTTTACGCCCCGAAGCAGAAATTGACGGTCTAAAGCCTGATGAAGTTCTACAAGAAATAATACAAAACACACAAGTGCCTCGCTGAATAATGGCGTGTTAGTTGTTTATCCACCTTTGATAGTATTTTTCTTGCAACGATGATTTATTTTTAAGATTGATAATTTGGTGTTTTACAAGTTCAGGTTTTTCAGTATAAATTACTGTGTAAGGAATGCTAACTAAGTTTCCATTTCGGTAAACGGATAAACTTGTTTTTGTGCCTTCTGGTAAAAATTCTCCTTCTTCATTTTTAATTACTTTTTGTATGTCTGTTTCCATTACGATATCACCTACTTGCAGACCGAATTGCTCTTTTTTACCTACATAGCTTATTTTATGTTCAGGTTTTTGAATAATTCCTCGTTCTGTTTTCACATCGTTATGTTTGATAGGATGCTTAGGAACACGAATCTTTTGGCTAGCTTTGTAGTCTATTCCCACACAAGCAAAAAATTTTTGTAGGTCCAACGGCTTTGTTCCTGTAACATAGTCATCAAAAAACTTCTGTAAATCAGGATGAACTTCTTGGACAAATTCCTGAATAAAGCTCTCTTCATTAAACGATTTGTATTTGCCATATTTTTCGCATAGTGCCAAAACTACGTCTTTTAAGGTCTTTTGTCCATCTGTAAGGCGTATAATTTCAATATCCAACATTGCACCCATTAACGCTCCACGTAAATACACTTGCGGATACTGCTTTTTGTAAGGATTTTTTAATACATTTTTGCTCATTTCTGTAAAAGACATCTTCTTTTCTGGATACTTTTCCGCACCTTCTATTTTTTTTAATAAAATATTTTGCAGATACTGTTCAGGAGTAATTATTTTTCCTCTTAGCTGGGATATACCTGCGAAATACTCTGTAACTCCTTCATAAAGCCAAAGATGCTTTGACATTTTAGGTTCTACATAGTTAAAGTTTCCTATAAGTTCGCTGTGCAAACTCAAAGGCTGTAAAATATGCAAAAACTCATGTATACATACATCTTTTATCATGCTTATAGCTACCTCATTGCCAAACTCAGGTAAAAAATAAAAAGATGAGTTTCCATGCTCTAATGCCCCAAAAGCTTGCCCTTTTAATGCTTTGTATAGTTTCAAGAGCACTTTTATGGAAGGTTTGCTTTCAAACGCAGAGCTGAAAGTTGTGTAATCTTTAAGGTAGATAATAAAATCATATCTTGTAACAGGTAAATCTCCGCCTAAAAAGTCAGAAATAGCTTGCATAGATTTTTTTATTTCTTGGTAAATTTGAGCAGACCGTGGGATACCTGCTTCATTAAACACAGATATACGTACGCGTGCATTACGAATGACAAAAGAAATAGTATCAGGTGAACTGAACATTATTGGGCAATCTATAAGCTCATGATAGTTCTCTGCGGTAAAAATCTGCTTTTGGCTATCCCCCACAGAAGGCAAAACGCTGATACCATACAAATTACTTGGCTTTTGCACTTCTAAACGTATAGGTAAGTTTTCTTTTCCTTCAAAGTATCCAAACCATCCCCCTGCATTGAGAACAAAGTTTTTTTCAGCTTGTATGTTAGTTCCTGCGGGTTCAAATATTTTATTTTTTTTGGTTTTAGCATCCCAAGTGTCATTGACTGTGTAGATAATACTATGCAAAAAGTTAGCTTTTTCAATCAAGTAAGTATTATTGCCCTGTTTTTTGATAGGCAAGGGTTTACTATTTTTATCTAACGCTGTAAAGTTTTCAATATATCTACCGTAGTCTAGTACCGCATAGGTGCCTGGTATAGTCATCGGAAAGTGATATTTTATTCGACTTTGTGTTATTACAGGGCATTCTAAATGTACCTTTACTTTATCTTCCTTGACTTCAGATAAGTTGATGGAATAATGATAAAGATTGTTTTGTGCAAAGCCAAATAAAACTTGGACCATCCCTACTATTACAATCCAATTTTGCTTCATATAAAGAGAAAGTTTAAGCGAAAATTAAGACAAATTTTTTACCTACATGCTATGTTGTAGCTTTTTGTATCTTGAGTTTAATGTTTGAGTTTTCAATTTCCACAACATGAGCTAAAGCGTCTTCATTTGTAAAAATGATTTGATTAGCTAAAACTTCATTCTGAATATACGGCAAAAAGTTTTGAACAGCTTCTTTAATTTGCTCATTTGAATGGTAATGAACAACAATTCTATCTGTTACTTCAAAGCCTAAGTCTTTACGCAAGTTTTGCACTCTATTGACAAATTCACGTGCTATGCCTTCTTGTTTAAGTTCGGGGGTAACAGTAGTATCTAAGGCTACACTAAGCCCATTTTCAAAAGCAAAAGCCCAACCTGGAATTTCCTGCGCTACAAAATCTACATCCTCTGGTGTGAGTGTAAATTCACCCAAAGTATAACTTCCTTGTGTGTTTAGAGCCCTGTCTAACTCCTGCTGCGCTTGTGGCGATAAAGCTAAAATGGCATTAGCTACGTTTTGAGTTTGTTTGCCAAACTTAGCCCCAAGACTTTTGAAGTTTGGTTTGATTTTTTTGACAAAAATACCTGAATTAGGTTCTGCGTATTCCAAAGTTTTTACATTTACTTCTGCTAAGATTAAATTCTTAACTTGTTCATAATGCTGTTTTTGTTGCTCATTTAGAATAGGTACAAGAATTTTTGCCAAAGGCTGCCGCACAGGAATCTGTATTTTTTTGCGAATAGAATGGACTAAGCTACAAGTTCGCTGTGCTAATTCCATTTTTTGCTCTAAATCAACATTAAATAAGTCAGGATTATATTTAGGAAAATCTGCTAAATGAACAGAAATATGAGGTTCTAACTGAGTAACATCATTTAAGTTCTTGTACAAGTTGTCCGCATAAAAAGGCGCAAAAGGGGACATCAGCTTAGCTACGGTAATCAAGCATTCGTATAGGGTTTGATAAGCAGCTAATTTATCTTCGTTCATTTCCCCCTTCCAAAACCGCCTGCGGCATAAACGTACGTACCAGTTAGAAAGATCTTCATCTACAAATTTTTGAATAGCCCGAGTAGCAGGAGTAGCATCATAATTGTCCATGCAAGTTTCTACATACTCAATGAGGTGATGCAGTTTAGAAAGTATCCATTGGTCTATTTCAGGGCGCTGAGAATAAGGTACAGAAGGTTTATCTTGATAGAAACCATCAATATTTGCGTAGAGTACGTAAAAATTGTAGAGGTTATTTAACTTGCCAAAAAACTCTTTTTGCACCTCTGCTACTCCATCAAAGCTAAATTTAAGGTTATCCCAGGGTGAAGCGTTGCTTATCATGTACCATCGAATAGGATCTGCGCCGTAGCCTTCCTTACGATATTTTTTGTGCTTATCTTCGGGCAGTTGTTCCTTATCGCCGAGAATAGCCTTGAAAGGATCTATTACGTTACCTAGTCTTTTGGACATTTTTTGTCCCTTTTCATCTAATACTAATCCATTTGCAATTACATTTTTGAAAGCAATACTATCAAACACGGCTGCGGCTATAACATGCAGTGTATAAAACCAACCACGAGTTTGATCTACTCCTTCGGCAATAAAATCTGCGGGAAAGTTAGCTTTGAATAGGTCTTCATTTTCAAACGGATAGTGCCATTGAGCATACGGCATAGCGCCGCTATCAAACCACACGTCAATCAAATCGCTTTCACGGTAATAGAATTTACCTTGTTTTATCAGTACAATTTCGTCTACAATAGGTTTATGTAAGTCTATTTCAAAGTTTGGAATACGTAAAGAAAGTTCTTTCAATGAAATATAGCCTGTTTGAGAAGTTTGTGGTACAATAGCTGTGATAGGTAGTTCTGT comes from Bacteroidia bacterium and encodes:
- a CDS encoding MoxR family ATPase, giving the protein MKQIQEVAQQLRTQISKVIVGQEAAIDQMLVALFAGGHVLLQGVPGVAKTLSAKTLAYLIKSSFKRIQFTPDLMPSDIIGTRVFDLSKSQFYTQKGPIFANIILADEINRAPSKTQSALLEAMEERQVTIEGETFTFEEPFMILATQNPIEFEGTYGLPEAQLDRFMLKILIEYPQEQDELTILKRYNEGFTASKFAHYYQLEPILEPEQIVSMRETIQQIKVHEGILQYINQIVRSTRNNQNLFMGSSPRGGIALLLTSKTYAALQGRDYVTPDDVKQMALPVLRHRIILRPEAEIDGLKPDEVLQEIIQNTQVPR
- the ileS gene encoding isoleucine--tRNA ligase, encoding MKKHVEYKSNYIYSQEEAKIAQFWKENNIFKQSITSRQGKPTFVFYEGPPSANGIPGIHHVMSRTVKDIFCRYKTLKGYQVHRKAGWDTHGLPVELQVEKSLGITKEDIGKTISIAEYNAICKKDVLKYKAEWDRLTEIMGYWVDLENPYITYENKYIETCWFLLKKFYEKGLLYKGYTIQPYSPAAGSGLSSHELNQPGTYKNVKDTTVVAQFFVKNTPDNLKKLQLLGLDSYLPDLAFLAWTTTPWTLPSNTALALGEKIKYCAVKTINRYTQKELVAILAEAAIPRYFGQKNDPPYTVIKTFEGKELAGIEYEQLLPYVQPKGKAFITLIGDFVSTDEGTGIVHIAPTFGADDFRIAKQYGIAAMTVTREGVEVPLVDKKGRFVEEVTDFAGEYVKEEYLSDEEKEKETQKQGRKEYLSVDERIAIKLKIENKAFKVEKYEHSYPHCWRTDKPVLYYPLDSWFIKTTAIKDKLVELNKQINWKPESTGTGRFGNWLENVVDWNLSRSRFWGIPLPIWRTTDASDEICIGSVEELIEQGFMKIEDAQKYFDWTNTELPITAIVPQTSQTGYISLKELSLRIPNFEIDLHKPIVDEIVLIKQGKFYYRESDLIDVWFDSGAMPYAQWHYPFENEDLFKANFPADFIAEGVDQTRGWFYTLHVIAAAVFDSIAFKNVIANGLVLDEKGQKMSKRLGNVIDPFKAILGDKEQLPEDKHKKYRKEGYGADPIRWYMISNASPWDNLKFSFDGVAEVQKEFFGKLNNLYNFYVLYANIDGFYQDKPSVPYSQRPEIDQWILSKLHHLIEYVETCMDNYDATPATRAIQKFVDEDLSNWYVRLCRRRFWKGEMNEDKLAAYQTLYECLITVAKLMSPFAPFYADNLYKNLNDVTQLEPHISVHLADFPKYNPDLFNVDLEQKMELAQRTCSLVHSIRKKIQIPVRQPLAKILVPILNEQQKQHYEQVKNLILAEVNVKTLEYAEPNSGIFVKKIKPNFKSLGAKFGKQTQNVANAILALSPQAQQELDRALNTQGSYTLGEFTLTPEDVDFVAQEIPGWAFAFENGLSVALDTTVTPELKQEGIAREFVNRVQNLRKDLGFEVTDRIVVHYHSNEQIKEAVQNFLPYIQNEVLANQIIFTNEDALAHVVEIENSNIKLKIQKATT